GGGATCATGGGGTGGCATTATCATGTACGGTGACGCACCGATCAAGGCGGTCGGAGGTGCTGTAACAGCAACTTCTGAAGATGGAAACAACCAGACTTACGGTGGTACGAACCCAGCCCACAATGGTGGTTCACTAAACTATGTAAGGGTAGAATATGCCGGCGCCAAATTGGCTGACGGTACTAAGGAAAACAATGCGTTCACGTTCTACTCTGTAGGATCAGGAACAACTTTAGACCACCTGGTGGCTTACAAAGGCGCTGACGACGGTTACGAATTTTTCGGTGGAACGGTAAGCGCTACAAACCTGGTTTCTTATGGAAACTACGACGATTCATTTGACTGGCAGGATGGATGGCAAGGCCAGAACAACTCCAACTGGTATGCTTACCAGGAAGTAAAAGGAAACTTCGGTATGGAAATCGAAGCGTCTAACAACAACAACACTTTCTTCCCTAAAGTAACTAATGTAACTTTGAAGAGAGCTGCAAACACCGTTCCTGAAGTAGCCGGAACTATCGAAATCGATGCTTTCCAGTTCAAGAAGCAAGGAAATGGGGATTTCAGCAATGTAGTGATTGAAGGTTATGGAAACTACACTGAAGGGGCAACTGTTTACCAGGGTGCTGCAGTGAAAATCCAGGATGTGGCTACAAACACTGACCAGGTGTTGAACTCAAGGATAAAAATAACCAACGCAAAAATCTCAGGAACTACTCAAACGAACCCTGTAGGTGCTACGGTTGACCTGATTGTCGCTTTCCCGGCAAATACTTTCACTACCTCTACAACGGCTACCGGTGCTTCACTGACTGCAGGAAACTGGGCCATGGTAGGTACGACAAACCTGTTGCAATAAGCTGCGGGATCCGTCCGGTAACTATACAGAAAAACACTTCTCTTTCGGGAAGTGTTTTTTATTTCGCAGGAATTGTTAAATATTTCCTGTTTTTAAGATTCAAGTGTTTCGCAGATGTATTTTTTTTATACTTTTACCCCATAAAACAACCCCAAATGCAAAGAAATTACTTTTTTATGTTACTGCTTTTGTGTTGCTTATCCTTTGCCGGAGCCTCCGCGCAGGAAAGCAAGCCGCAGCCTGCTGTTACTGAAGGGTTGAATTTCTACCCTAATCCGGTAAGCAACGGTAAGATTTATATTACTTCTAAAAACACGCTGGAAAAGGACATCGCAATTTTTGATGTGCTTGGCAAAAAAGTATTCCAGCAAACCACCACAAGCAAAGAGGTAAATATCTCTACACTTTCCCCTGGTGTTTACATCATTAAAATCAAAGAAGGTGACGCGACGGCCACCAGAAAACTGATTGTCAAGTAATTGTTGTTTGCAACATTCCCATTTTTTGTTATAAATTAACCATTCTTTTACACGATTTGTTTAAAACAAAACAAATTTGTGTTTATCTTTGCCGCGTAAAAACTTAATTAAAAATTAGAAAATGAAAAAACTTTACACCTTGTTATTCGTAGCGGCGAGTTCTTTGTCTTTCGGACAATTGCTGACTGACGATTTTAACTATGCTGATGCAGCGCTCCTGACAGACAACGGATGGGCCAATTTCAGCGGTAACACAAACGCCATCGACGTTGGTGCCTCAAACGGATTATCTTACGCAGGTTACTCAGGCGTCAGCGGAATCACAGGTTCTCCTGAGGGCAATGCTGCATTGCTTGACAACAACGGCGAAGATGTAAAAAGAGATTTCACTGCTGTAACCAGCGGAACAGTGTACTACTCAGTATTGGTTAACGTAACAGCTGCATCGGAAGGTTATTTCATGCACTTGTCAAACGGAACCGGAGCCAGCTTTACAGCGAGGCTGTTCGTAAGGAATTCGGCAACCGCTGGTAAAATAAACTTTGGTATCGCAAACGGCTCTACCGCTTCATACGGTACGACTGACTACGATTTGGGTACCACTTACCTGCTGATCGTTAAATGCGAGGTGGCTACTGCAGGAACTTCAAGCCTTTGGGTTGAAACTTCAGGTGTTCCTGCTACAGAAGGCGACGCCGGTGCTGCCGAAGCTACTTCAACAGGTGGCGGACAGGCTTCTGTAATGTCTATCCACTTAAGGCAATTCAACGTATCACAAAACATTACTATCGACGGACTTTACATCGATTCAGGATGGTTCGGTAATACGCCTCCACCAGTTTGTCCATTGGCTTTGGGAACAGTCACTAAAGTATGTGATGCGATCACTTCAGGCACAGATACTTACACAGTAACTATCCCTTTCACAGGCGGTGCTACAGGTGCTTACTCCCTTAACAGTGATTCAGGAACCATCGGAGGTGATGATCCAAACACGATGGCTTCAGGAAATATCGTCATTACAGGTATTTCAGAAGGTACTGCTATCGTTTTCACTGCTGAAGGTGGTGATTGCAACCTGACTGTGAATGTAACTTCACCTGACTGTGCTCCTGCTCCTGCAGGCGTGACATTGCCTTACACTAACAATTTCGCTTACCCTGCCGGTGCTGCACTGTCAACACAGCAAGACTGGACAGTTCAAAGCGGTACAACAGACGAAATCCTGGTTGCTGCCGGAAACCTCGACTACACAGGCATCGCTTCTGTAGGAAATTCAATTGCTTTTGACGGTACCGGTATCGATAATGCAGTGACTTTCGACACGCAAAATTCAGGAACTGTATATTACTCTTTCCTGTTGAATGTAGCTTCAATGACTGGTGTAACCGATGCTAACGGAGGTTACTTTGCAGGTTTGGGTTCAAGCAACACGAGCTTCGGTGCTACTTTGTGGACAAAAGCTGTGGATGATACCAATTACAACTTAGGCCTTGAAGTGAGGACTGCAAACGCAGCAAATACCAGCTGGTCCGGAAACTACGCTACAGGTGAGACATTATTCGTGGTAGTAGGATACACATTTGGCGACGCCGCTACAGCATCTGACGATACTGCTTCTTTGTGGATTAACCCGGCTGTTGGTGGTGCTCAGACTGCTGCAACGGTTTCAGACAGCCACACTGGTGCTGACCTTGCGTCAATCAACAGGTTTTTCTTCAGGCAGGATAGCGCCACTGAAACACCAGCGTTAAACATCGATGCTTTGAGGATTGGTACAACATGGGAGTCTGTAACAGAATCTAACCTTGGCGTAAAAGACAACAACATCGCAGGTTTGAAAGTATATCCAAACCCGGTATCTAACGGTACTTTCTTCATCGAAACTGCTGCTAACGCTGAAAAAGCGGTTGTAGTTTATGATGTCTTGGGCAAGCAGGTGGTAAACACTACAACCACTACAAATGCTGTAAACGTTTCTAAACTTACTGCCGGTGTTTACATCGTAAAAATCACAGAAGCTGGTAATACGGCTACAAGGAAAATGGTGATCAAATAATCATTTCCCATATCATTTTAAAAAGCGCTCTTAGGGGCGCTTTTTTTATTTACTACTTTTGCAAAAAAAATACTTTGGTCAACCCTTCCGACATATTTACCATTTCGTCCCAGAAGCAATTTGAAAAAACCGCGCTGAAGGTGTTCCGTTACCAATACGAAAACAATGGGGTGTACCGCCAATTTTGCGATTTACTGAACGTCAATCCACAAGACGTCAAATCGTTAACCCGGATACCGTTCCTGCCGATACAGTTCTTCAAGACGCACGATGTGGTCTCCACTAGCGATCCGATACAGGAAACCTTCACCAGCAGCGGAACAACCGGTATGGCGACAAGCCGACACCTCATCACCGATATAAGCCTGTATGAAACCAGCTACCGCAATGCATTCAAGGCATTTTACGGCAACATCGAAGACTATGTGATCTTAGCATTGCTTCCCTCCTACCTCGAGCGCGAAGGCTCGTCACTCATTTACATGGTCGAGGATCTTATCCAACGGACAAACAATCCCGACAGCGGCTTCTATCTCTTCAATCATGAGCAGCTTATCGACAAACTCGCCAGGCTTGAATCAGGGCAACAAACTACAATCCTCATCGGTGTGACTTATGGCTTATTGGATTTGCTGGAAAAACAGTCGTTCAGCCTCAACAACACCATTATTATGGAAACCGGCGGGATGAAAGGCAGGCGCAAGGAGATGATCCGCGAGGAATTGCATAAAGTGCTTTGTGACGGTTTCGGCGTGCGTGCCATCCACTCGGAATATGGCATGACAGAACTGCTGTCGCAAGCGTACTCGCTGGGTAATGGAATTTTCGAATGCCCGCCGTGGATGCAGGTCATGATCCGCGATACCGAAGACGCGCTAACGTATGTCGGAAACGGAAAGACCGGCGGCATCAATATTATTGATCTGGCCAATATCAATTCCTGTTCGTTTATTGCGACACAGGATCTGGGAAAAAAATACCCCAACAGTTCTTTCGAAGTGCTGGGGCGTTTTGATCATTCAGACATCCGCGGATGCAACCTGATGGTGTTGTAATTTATTTTTTAATGAATTTTGTCGTTTCAGTTCCCTGATCGGTGTAGATGCGCAGCAAATACATTCCTGATGCCAGTCCCGAAAGATTGAGCACGGCATGATGGGCCTGCGGCTGATCATCATCCAGAATAATTTTCCCGGCAACATCCAGCACCGACAAACCTGTAATGCTGTGGTTGCCATTCATCGTTATTCCAATATTATCATTGGCCGGATTTGGATATACGACGAAATCCATTGTGGCGGGATCATCAAGGCCAAGCTGCGACACGAACTCCGTTTGACAGGTATTGGTCACAATCGCCGGATTGAAATCAAAGTAAATTGAGGCCGTATTTGGGATAATATCACCCAGTGCAAAGCCGGCTTTCGGTTTTACTTTGAAAGTCACATAACCATGTCCCAGCATGCCGTCCCCGTCAGACGGAGGCAGATCAATATCATTAAAATGCCACGTAAGCTCGTTCTGGCTGCGCTCGAGCACATAGGGCGCGGAAGCCGAAACCATCTTTACTGAACCCTCGTCAAGCATGGCGTCAAGTGTATCGGTGATTATGACATTTTCCGCATTGGCCGTCCCCGTATTTTCAAAACGGATGGTATAGGTCAGGTAGTCGTCTGCCGAAAAATCGGAAAACACGATTTTCCCGGCGTGCTTTTCCGTCTTATCATTGGGATCATAAGACCCCACGACAGTCTGCATCACGAAATCCGAATTGTTGCCGGGTAACACATCATTCTCAGCAATGGCGGCATTGACGGAGTTTGTCAGCACCTGCCCCAGTTCCACTGAAGGAATCGGCGGCACCTGCATCGTCACCGACAGGTATCTGGTTTCAAGGGGCAGCAGGTTGATAAACGTATAGTTAAAACCTGCCGGAAAAACGTCCGCACTTACGTCAGACACGGCGACAACCGTTGCTATGTCCTCCGTATTAAACGAAATGGTGCCCGATGTAATCGTCTGGTTGCCATTATTGGTAAATACCACTAGGTTATCATATGTAAATCCGGGCCTGGGCGGAAGTCCAAATTGCTGCAGGCTCACGCTCAGGTCATAGATTGCGCCCGCGGTAGTCAGCGGGAAGTTGTAGGTAACAGCTTCAGTTCCCGGTGTGATGTTCTCGAAAGAAGCTGTCGCGAGCGTGTACAATCCGGCGTATTGCGGATCGATTTCGAAATACACGTCATATGAGTCTTCGGGCAAACCGTAAATCACAGCCGCGCCCGAATACGGATACAGGTACTGCGATACACCGGAATCATTTTTCACATAACGGAACTGTCCCAATGAAAAACCTGATTCCCCTTCGTCCTGAATGCTGTTGGCATTGCTGTCCAGGAAAGCATTGAGCCTGATGGTGTTGGATTGGGCAAACACAAACGTGGTAATATATGAAGTCGAAACAATCGGCTCACCCTGAATACCATACCCCTCGGCGGCCGATGTGAAATCAATAGCCCCATTATCAATATCCTGTTGTGTGAGCACATACGCCGTCGTAATCGATCCGGATTGACCCGGCAGAAGAAGCCCGGGACCTGCCAGCGCAACCTGGCTGTTATTTCCGGAAAATAGCGTCACTAAAATGTCGTGCAGTGTCACGGACCCGTTATTGATAATAAACTCGTTGATGACAAGGGTTTCGCCAGCTTCAGCAATTCCATTATTGTTACTGTCAATGAATGACACTTCGGTGATCAGCGACATTTCGGCGGATTGGCTGAGCAAGGTGATTGTGGGGTCGTCATCGCCGTTTTCACTATCTCCATCGTCGGACACGTCCGTCACCTGGAGGCCTCCGGGGCTGAAACCAACCACAGAAGCAGAATTGACGACCATTCCCGCGTCAAGGTCAGCCTGCGTGATCTCATGGTCTGCCATGGCAGTACCGGTTTGTCCGGGCGACAGGGTATAAGGGAAAACCGGGAGGCCAACGCTCCCAGTCAATGCATCCATTATGCCAACCTGGCTGACGGGCGTATTACCCGTATTGGTTACGTAAAACGTATAGGTGATGGTATCGCCTAAGCCGCCGTTCCCATTGACCGAACCGAACTTGAGCAGGCGCAACTGTGACACCTGCTGCTCCAGCAAAATCACTGTGGCATCGTCACTGCCATCTGTCGGATCTCCATTGTCAGAGAGGTCCTGGATACCGTTTCCTGAAGCCGTTGTACCATAAATTACGGCCGTGGTGACCACCATCCCCATATCGATATGGGCCTGTGTCAGGATCAGGTTCGAATTAAACGATGTGGTTTGTCCGGCCGCCAACGATCCGATATTGAGGTCATTCATCCCAAGCAGTTCGTTGTTGAGCAACAGCGAATTGATGCTTTCATCCCCATTGTTGGAAATCGTAAAGGTGTATGCAATATTGTCTCCCGGATTCAAAATACCGTCCTGGTTTGAATCAAGGTAAAGGCCCGTCAGGACCAGCTCAAGGGAAGCGCTCACGGCTTTACCGCGCGCGAACATGCCGTTAAAACTAAAAACGGCACAGGCGAACAGCAATAGGATCGAGGTGTAATGTTTCTTCATAAATGTAAAATTATCGGTTAAATGTAAGCCTTTTCCTTTCTACCGGCACGGCTGTAGTTAAATTGCTACAGTCAATCATTTCAAATACAGGCAATGGTTGTAATAATCAATGATGCCTTTGCCTTTCATCAAGATGTCTGCCCCGATAATCCCGTGTACCGGTTTTGCGCCATGCTGTGTCAGCGCTTCATTGACATGGGACAGGTCAAAAATAATCAGGTCAAAATCATCACATTTCCACCGTACCAACTGCAACTGGTTGCCCAGCGACAGCTGCGTTGCCATTCCCGTGGCGCCGGCGCCGGCCGCTTTGGTTTTGGATTTTTTGGCTTTCAGTAAGAACAGCTCAATCGCCTCAAACCCTACACAACTGTTTGATGCGCCGGTATCCAGTATGAAGTTTCCGGCGATGCCGTTGATTTTCGCCTTGACGAGCAGGTGCTGCGTTTTGGTAATCCTGAAGTTGATTTTGCGGTATTTTTCCTTTTTCAGGATGTCGTGCAGGTCTTTCATAAAATAGGATAAGTCCCAAAAATAGCCAAAATCCAAGAACCTTTGCCTGCAAAAAACTAACTTTGCGTTTTTATTCCATCTATGATTATTACCGACACCCATGCCCACATTTACAGTGAAGAATTTGCCGAAGACCGCGACGCGATGATGCAACGCGCATTGGAGTCGGGTGTCCAGCGGATTTTCGTTCCGTCAATCGATTCTTCTTACACCGAAAAAATGTATGCGATGGAAGCGCTTTATCCCAATAACGTTTTCCTGATGATGGGGCTGCATCCCACGTATGTGAAAGAAAATTACGAACAGGAATTGCAGCATGTCGAAACCGAGCTGGCCAAACGCCGCTTTGCTGCCGTCGGCGAAATCGGGATCGACCTCTACTGGGACAAATCCACGCTGGAACTGCAGCAAATCGCCTTCCGAAGACAAATCCAACTGGCAAAACAATACCAGCTTCCAATCAATATCCATTGTCGCGAGGCTTTTGACGAAATTTTCGAGATCCTTGAAGCGGAAAAATCGGCGGACCTTTGGGGCATTTTCCATTGCTTTGCCGGAAATTACGAACAGGCGCTGCACGCTGTCTCCCTGAACATGAAATTGGGCATCGGCGGTGTTGCCACGTTCAAAAACGGGAAAATAGACCAGTTTTTAGGTCAGGTCGACATCCAGGATATCGTTTTGGAAACCGATGCCCCGTACCTTGCTCCCGTGCCCTTCCGCGGCAAGCGAAATGAAAGCAGTTATATTGTCAATGTGGTTGCGAAATTGTCGGAAATCTACGGGCTTCCGGCGTCAGAAATCGCACGTATCACTACGGAAAATTCCAAAGCGGTTTTCGGGATTTAATAAAAAGAAAACAAGCATGTCAATAAATTTTCGTTCTTTTGTTATGCCAATAAAATCCGAACATGCAGAAGTTTGACGCCATTCGCCCTTTTTATGATGCCGAGGTAAACGAGGCCATCCGGAAAGTCGCAAACCATCCGATGATGAAAGCGCTGATGAATTTTACTTTTCCGGATATGGACGACGATGTCTGGAAAGAACAGCTCAAGCGCACTTATTCCATACGTGATTTTCAATGCAATTTCATCTACCAGTCGCTGCAACAGGTGCTTCGCAAAAGTTCCGACGGACTGACGACATCCGGGTTTGACAAACTCGAACCCAACACGTCTTACCTTTTCATCTCAAACCACCGCGACATCATCCTCGACACCTCGCTGATCAATGCATCGCTGTTCGACCACGGTTTGGTCATGACCGCATCGGCTATCGGTGATAACCTCGTAAAAAAATCGTTTTTACACGCGTTGTCCAGGCTCAACAGGAATTTCCTCGTGCAACGCGGACTTCCACCGCGCGAGTTGCTGCAAAGTTCCAAGTTGATGGCCGAATACATAGCGCAGTTGTTGCTTCGCGAAAACCGTTCGGTATGGATTGCGCAGCGTGAAGGGCGTACCAAGGACGGCAATGATGCGACCCACCAGGGGGTGTTAAAGATGCTGGCGATGGGATCTGACGAGGCCAACCTGATGGATTATTTTAAGAAAGTAAGACTGGTTCCGATTTCGATTTCCTATGAGTATGATCCGACTGATGCGCTAAAAATGCCGCAACTCATGGCCGAAGCGAACAACGAAATTTACATCAAGGAAAAAAACGAGGATTTTATGACACTGCTCAGTGGGATCATGGGTCAGAAAAAACGCATCCACATTCATGTGGGCGATATCATGAATCATGAAATCGAGGCGATTAAGCAGGAATTCGACAACTCCAATAAGCAGATTCAGGCGTTGGCGCAGGCGATTGATGATTCAATTTTATCGACTTACCGCCTGTGGCCCACCAATTATATTGCTTACGACCTGCTCAACAACACCGACGCTTACAAATCGCACTACACTGAAAACGAAAAAATGCTTTTTGAACGCCGACTGGAAATGCGCATCGACGAAAATGACCCGATGCAGGTACAAAGTTTCCTTGCGATGTACGCCAATCCCGTGGTCAATAAACTGAAATACCAAGATGTCGTCTAAACCCGGAATCCTTTTAATCTATACGGGTGGAACCATCGGCATGATGAAGGATTTCGATACCGGTGCCCTCAAGGCATTCAATTTCAGTAAACTGCAGCAGAAAATCCCCGAACTCAAGCAACTCGATTGCCATATAGAAACCGTTTCCTTCGAGCATCCGATTGATTCGTCGAATATGAATCCTGACCGATGGATACAGATCGCGACGATTATTGAAGCGCATTATGACCGTTTTGACGGATTTGTGGTACTCCACGGGTCGGATACGATGTCTTACTCGGCTTCAGCTCTGAGCTTTATGCTGGAGCACCTGGCAAAACCGGTTATTTTTACAGGATCCCAATTGCCGATCGGCGACCTCCGCACCGACGCAAAGGAAAACCTGATCACCGCCATCCAGATTGCTTCACTCCAACACAAGAACAAGCCCGTAATCCGGGAAGTTTGCCTTTACTTCGAATACAAGTTGTACCGCGGCAACCGCACAACCAAAATCAATGCTGAGCATTTCAATGCTTTCTCCTCGCCCAATTATGCGCCGTTGGCGGAATCGGGTGTACACCTTAAATTCAATCCCGACCTGTTTTTGCCGAGAACGGCCGCTAAAAAATTATTGGTCCATAAAAACCTCGACAACCATGTTGCCATTGTAAAAATGTTTCCTGGAATCAGCGAACCGGTGCTTTCAGCTATGCTTCAAATTCCGGGGCTGCAGGGCATCATACTCGAAACCTATGGCGCAGGCAATGCCACTACTGAAGATTGGTTTATCCTTTTGCTAAAAAGAGCCATCAAAAATGGCCTTCACGTGGTGAATGTCACACAATGCTCCGGAGGCAGCGTGAGTATGGGGCATTATGAAACGAGTACTTCACTCAAAAAAATCGGCGTGATTTCCGGCAAGGACATTACCACCGAAGCCGCAATTACAAAACTCATGTACCTGTTGGGACAGCATGTCGCGCCGGAGGTTTTCAAGACCATTTTCGAAACCCCATTGCGCGGCGAAATCGAATAATTTTTTTTACCGTAAATTTCGCAGACTGGTTTTTTTTTAGGTTATTTGCAGCCTTAAACTTAGAGAGGTGTCCGAGTGGTTGAAGGAGCAAGCCTGGAAAGTTTGTATGTGGGCAACTGCATCGTGGGTTCGAATCCCATCCTCTCTGCAAGTAAAAGGCGCTTCCGATAACGAGGCGCCTTTTTTGCTGGCGTTGGCTTTCAAAGACCCATGTATGCGTTGGTGATGATGATCATTCCATTTTGTATACCAATGTGTTTTAATCTCAAACACGTTATCATACAACTTTCAAACTTTTACCTATAAAGCCGAAATCCGAAAATTATCTTTTACCTTTACGCCTGTGAAACTTGCAAGCATCATATTCTCACTTCTGTTCATCGCCTTGTCATGCCTCCCCTGCGCAGACGGCGCTGATGATTGCGCTGCTTCACCGGTTACGGAAAAGAAATCATCCCATCCCGATGGTAAATCCGCCGATACCTGCTCACCATTTTGCATTTGCAACTGTTGCAGCGTCCAGGTAATCAACCCGGCGACGACCATTACGTTTGAACTACCCGTCCCCGCAGAGCTCATTTCGCGCGAGGAACCTTTTTACAAATCCCACTTTATTTCCAGCTTCTCCGGAAGCATCTGGCAGCCACCGCAGCTGGTATAATGATGCCCGGTTAACCCGGGTGGATATGCCGTGTCTTAACACGAAAATCAGGATGAATTCCTGTAATATTCATTTCATTATACTTTCTAAAACATGTTAGATAAAATTATTGCTTTCAGCATCAGGAACAAGCCTGTCATCGCCATGCTGACTGTTGCACTTGTAGCCGCAGGGGTGTGGAGTGCCGCACGCCTTCCTATTGATGTCATTCCCGACATCAGCAACAACCAGGTCCAGGTCATCACACTTTCACCGTCACTTGGCGCGCAGGAAGTCGAACAGTTCATCACCGCACCAATCGAACTGGCCACGGGAAACATTCCCGATATGACTGAAAAACGTTCTATTTCGCGTTCCGGACTCTCCGTCATCACGCTCGTATTTAAGGACAAAACCGATATATACTGGGCACGGCAGCAGGTTCTGGCCCAACTTAAAGAAGTGGAATCGCAAATCCCGAAAGGCTTGGGAAAACCCGTACTCGCCCCAATCACGACGGGACTTGGGGAAATTTACCATTATGTCATCCATGCCGAACCGGGTTATGAGGACCAGTTCTCAGCAACTGACCTGCGGACCATCCAGGATTGGATCGTAAAACGTGAATTGGCAGGTGTCGAGGGCCTCGCCGAAGTCAGTGGCTGGGGCGGATTTGTAAAACAATATGAAATCGCTTTGGACAATGAGAGACTCAATGCAATGGACGTTACTATTGCCGAAATCTATCAGGCGCTCGAAAAAAATAATGAAAATACGGGTGGCTCATATATCGAACAGCAAAGCAGCGCTTATTTCATCCGTGGACTCGGCCAGGTAAAGACATTGGATGACATTGAGCGCATCGTCATCAAAAATACCAATGGCAATCCGGTTTTAGTCCGCGATGTGGCCACCGTTCAATTCGGGAATTCCACGCGCTATGGCGCCGTCACACGCAATGGAGAAGGTGAAGTCGTTGCCGGGATGACGCTGATGCTCAAAGGCGAAAACTTCAACGAAGTGAGTAAAAATGTCAGGGAAAGGATGGCTCAGATACAAAAGACACTGCCCGAAGGTGTGGTCATCGAGCCCTTTATCGACCGGTCAGAACTGGTCGGGCGCGCCATCGGTACAGTTGAGAAGAACCTCCTGGAGGGCGGGTTGATCGTGATATTTATTTTGGTATTGCTGCTCGGAAATCTCCGTGCGGGGCTCGTGGTGGCCTCTGTCATTCCGCTGGCGATGCTGTTTGCGCTGTGCCTCATGCGGCTTTTCGGCGTATCGGGCAACCTGATGAGCCTCGGCGCGATTGACTTCGGACTTATAGTCGATGGCGCTGTCATTATCGTGGAGGCGATCGTCCACCGTATATCGGTAAATCAAAAACTGCAACCGGGCGCGCAAGCCCTTACACAGCCGCAAATGGATGCCGAAGTATACGGTGCCGCAACGAAAATCCGCAACAGCGCCGCTTTCGGGGAGATCATCATCATGATTGTATACCTGCCAATCCTGTTCCTTGCAGGGATTGAAGGTAAAATGTTTATTCCCATGGCCCAGACCGTCGCATTTGCGATTTTAGGTGCGTTTATCTTATCGCTGACGTATATCCCGATGATGTCGGCGCTGTTCCTCAGCAAAAAGGCTAAACAGCACCGCAACATTTCCGACAGGATAATCGCAGCACTTCAGCGTATTTATAGTCCGGTGCTGCACTTTACCTTGCGGTTCAAGAGAACGTTTGTTGCTGCATTTGCGATCCTCTTTGCCCTCAGCATCTGGATTTTCAGCAGCATAGGCGGCGAATTCATCCCGACACTCGAAGAAGGCGACCTTACCGTGGAAATTTCCGGCATGCAGGGTACGTCGCTTACGCAGACGGTGGAAACATTTACCAAGGCAGAGAAAAT
The nucleotide sequence above comes from Flavobacterium magnum. Encoded proteins:
- a CDS encoding 1-acyl-sn-glycerol-3-phosphate acyltransferase — encoded protein: MQKFDAIRPFYDAEVNEAIRKVANHPMMKALMNFTFPDMDDDVWKEQLKRTYSIRDFQCNFIYQSLQQVLRKSSDGLTTSGFDKLEPNTSYLFISNHRDIILDTSLINASLFDHGLVMTASAIGDNLVKKSFLHALSRLNRNFLVQRGLPPRELLQSSKLMAEYIAQLLLRENRSVWIAQREGRTKDGNDATHQGVLKMLAMGSDEANLMDYFKKVRLVPISISYEYDPTDALKMPQLMAEANNEIYIKEKNEDFMTLLSGIMGQKKRIHIHVGDIMNHEIEAIKQEFDNSNKQIQALAQAIDDSILSTYRLWPTNYIAYDLLNNTDAYKSHYTENEKMLFERRLEMRIDENDPMQVQSFLAMYANPVVNKLKYQDVV
- a CDS encoding asparaginase; this encodes MSSKPGILLIYTGGTIGMMKDFDTGALKAFNFSKLQQKIPELKQLDCHIETVSFEHPIDSSNMNPDRWIQIATIIEAHYDRFDGFVVLHGSDTMSYSASALSFMLEHLAKPVIFTGSQLPIGDLRTDAKENLITAIQIASLQHKNKPVIREVCLYFEYKLYRGNRTTKINAEHFNAFSSPNYAPLAESGVHLKFNPDLFLPRTAAKKLLVHKNLDNHVAIVKMFPGISEPVLSAMLQIPGLQGIILETYGAGNATTEDWFILLLKRAIKNGLHVVNVTQCSGGSVSMGHYETSTSLKKIGVISGKDITTEAAITKLMYLLGQHVAPEVFKTIFETPLRGEIE
- a CDS encoding DUF6660 family protein; the protein is MKLASIIFSLLFIALSCLPCADGADDCAASPVTEKKSSHPDGKSADTCSPFCICNCCSVQVINPATTITFELPVPAELISREEPFYKSHFISSFSGSIWQPPQLV